One window of the Chanodichthys erythropterus isolate Z2021 chromosome 2, ASM2448905v1, whole genome shotgun sequence genome contains the following:
- the LOC137031593 gene encoding transcription factor Adf-1-like codes for MAIWNEASEDELINMIQERPGLYDITEKCYVNRVLKAELWREIENKLVISEKELKKRWDSLRTQYMRYKKQGPSGSSGAQKTGRQQWILNRLQFLEPHTKRKESTSNLMIMEPAADSDSCSPSDGTNSDTWTGTHEDPSFSDADLRSSTPLAESTICGTESTAMRKDHLQSSNIKPKPPGKRRKMQDESSSEESTNLMRTIGKTLEKLASQENTNDAISAYCKNLEHRMRNLPPHLLPHFQHEVDNCIFKYSVGHNHALDASSNQYTHL; via the exons ATGGCTATCTGGAACGAGGCAAGTGAAGACGAATTGATCAACATGATCCAGGAAAGGCCGGGTTTGTATGACATTACGGAAAAATGTTATGTCAACCGTGTGCTGAAAGCTGAACTGTGGCGTGAGATCGAAAATAAACTCGTCATATCAG AAAAAGAGCTCAAGAAGCGGTGGGATTCATTGCGAACCCAATACATGCGTTATAAGAAACAAGGACCCTCAGGAAGTTCTGGAGCTCAGAAGactggcaggcagcaatggatcCTGAACCGCCTGCAGTTTCTAGAGCCTCACACAAAAAGGAAGGAGAGCACTTCAAATCTAATGATcatg GAACCTGCGGCTGATAGTGATTCCTGTTCACCCTCAGATGGTACCAACAGTGACACCTGGACTGGCACCCATGAAGACCCCAGCTTCAGTGATGCTGACCTACGGTCAAGTACACCCTTGGCTGAATCCACCATCTGTGGAACTGAGTCCACAGCCATGAGAAAGGACCATTTGCAAAGCTCCAACATAAAACCAAAGCCTCCAGGGAAGCGCAGGAAGATGCAAGACGAATCCTCCAGCGAGGAATCCACAAACTTGATGCGCACCATCGGCAAAACTCTGGAAAAGTTGGCATCACAGGAAAACACCAATGATGCCATCTCagcttactgcaaaaatcttgaaCACAGAATGCGGAATTTGCCACCACATCTACTGCCACATTTCCAGCATGAGGTTGAtaattgcattttcaaatattcagtGGGCCACAACCATGCACTGGATGCATCTTCCAATCAGTATAcacacttgtaa